CGACGAGAGCGGGAAGGTGCTCTCGCTGGTCGAGAAGCCCGCGAGTCCGCGCTCGAATCTGGCGGTGCCCGGCATCTACCTCTACGACGCGACGATCGTCGAGCGCACGAAGCGCCTGCGGCCCTCCGCGCGCGGCGAGCTCGAGATCACGGATCTGAACCGCGGCTATCTCGAGAGCGGCGAGCTGCGCGCGCTGCGTCTGGGACGCGGCATCGCCTGGCTCGACACCGGCACGCACGAGAGCCTGCTCGAGGCCGCGAACTTCATCGCCACCATCGAGCAGCGGCAGGGCTTGAAGATCGCCTGCCCGGAGGAGATCGCGTTCCGGCAGGGCTTCATCGACGCGGCCGGACTCGAGCGCGCGGTCGCGGCGATGCCGTCGTCGCCGTATCGCGACTACTGCGCGGCGCTGCTTCTCGAAGCGGAATGAGCGGAGCCGTCTTCAGGCGCACGCGCATCATCGAGGCCGCCGACTGCGACGAGCTCGGCCACGTGAACAACGTGCGCTGGCTCGGCTTCGTCGGCGAGCTGGCCGGCGCGCACGCGATCCGCCGCGGCTCCGACAACGCTACGCTGCGCGAGCAAGGGGCCGTCTGGATCGTGCGCCGCCACGAGATCGACTACCAGCGCTCCGCGCTTCCCGGCGAGGAGATCGTCGAGGA
This genomic interval from Deltaproteobacteria bacterium contains the following:
- a CDS encoding acyl-CoA thioesterase, whose product is MSGAVFRRTRIIEAADCDELGHVNNVRWLGFVGELAGAHAIRRGSDNATLREQGAVWIVRRHEIDYQRSALPGEEIVEETWVEAMSGARSIRHSRFTRASDGALLVAAITTWAYVDAKTQRPRRIPSEMIERFRSDGSARPEG